One Brachyspira pilosicoli P43/6/78 genomic window carries:
- a CDS encoding STAS domain-containing protein, whose amino-acid sequence MEISVEELENNTSVIKLVGDIDVYTSSDLKDAINSQIDFGAKRIIIDMEDVYYIDSSGIGVFVFAIGSFKRVNGKIGIVKITENVRKVFELTKIISFFPIFMTVSDAIEKL is encoded by the coding sequence ATGGAGATAAGTGTCGAAGAATTAGAAAATAATACTTCTGTAATAAAATTAGTGGGAGATATTGATGTTTATACTTCTTCAGATTTAAAAGATGCTATAAACTCTCAAATAGACTTCGGAGCAAAAAGAATAATTATAGATATGGAAGATGTATATTATATAGACAGCAGCGGAATAGGAGTTTTTGTATTTGCAATAGGCTCTTTTAAAAGGGTAAATGGTAAAATAGGTATAGTAAAAATCACAGAAAATGTAAGAAAGGTTTTTGAATTAACTAAAATAATAAGCTTCTTTCCTATTTTTATGACTGTATCTGATGCTATAGAAAAGTTGTAA
- a CDS encoding bifunctional metallophosphatase/5'-nucleotidase, whose translation MKKISIILLMIFFALSSCNNNTAKKSTNSGELTIIHMNDTHGRDEEEMIVNKEVTPPETNYMYGAARRASYIKDVEKTNNNVLILHAGDTITGSVYSTVFMGRDEVDIMNMIGVDAAAIGNHFVDYGLDNFTAIMKERKFPTLSINIKNKEDNSYYALPYIVTNVNGLNVAIIGITTTDSVYNPKYVEGLVFEKEIDSLKSFLKSTPLNTTNDITILLSHVGYEGDKKIAEAFPKTFDVIVGGHSHTVLEEADIVNGTPIVQAGYYGRYLGQIDLSVNSGKIEKFNYKLIPMDGNIEQDADMLAFIDEMKGTVDKEFNVRIGTLPVELLHDGIRSNSMAIGNFACDLVLDSYDNLDMVLMNSGGLRTPLKKGDITLGNIQNEFFPFDNEVVLVTLTGKDVIEMLKISGQKRGAGAFLQLSRGMEVKYNANGELLSAALDGENIDETKDYTVALSSFVFLGGDGYQDSEGKAIGEKGKNIVMTGNDMRDAMIAKIKELNNIPESYIDNNPRVIFE comes from the coding sequence ATGAAAAAAATTAGCATTATTTTACTAATGATTTTTTTTGCTTTATCATCATGCAATAATAACACAGCAAAAAAATCTACAAACAGCGGTGAATTAACTATTATACATATGAATGATACACATGGAAGAGATGAAGAAGAAATGATAGTTAATAAAGAAGTAACCCCACCAGAAACTAATTATATGTATGGAGCTGCAAGAAGAGCTTCATATATAAAAGATGTAGAAAAAACAAATAATAATGTTTTAATTCTTCATGCAGGAGACACTATCACAGGAAGCGTTTATTCTACAGTATTTATGGGAAGAGATGAAGTTGATATTATGAATATGATAGGAGTTGATGCTGCTGCTATTGGAAACCATTTTGTAGATTATGGACTTGATAATTTTACAGCAATAATGAAAGAGAGGAAATTCCCTACTCTATCTATAAATATAAAAAATAAAGAAGACAATAGTTATTATGCTTTACCATATATAGTTACAAATGTAAATGGACTTAATGTAGCTATAATAGGAATTACAACAACAGATTCTGTTTATAATCCTAAATATGTTGAAGGTTTAGTATTTGAAAAAGAGATAGATTCATTAAAAAGTTTCTTAAAGTCTACACCTCTTAATACAACAAACGATATTACAATACTTTTAAGCCATGTAGGTTATGAGGGCGATAAAAAAATAGCAGAAGCCTTCCCTAAAACTTTTGATGTAATAGTTGGAGGACATAGCCACACTGTATTAGAAGAGGCAGACATTGTAAACGGCACGCCTATAGTACAGGCTGGATATTATGGAAGATATTTAGGACAAATAGATTTATCTGTAAATAGCGGAAAAATAGAAAAATTTAATTATAAACTCATACCTATGGACGGTAATATAGAACAAGATGCTGATATGCTTGCATTTATTGATGAGATGAAAGGCACTGTGGATAAAGAGTTTAATGTAAGAATAGGAACTTTGCCTGTAGAACTTCTACATGACGGAATAAGGTCTAATTCTATGGCTATAGGAAACTTTGCTTGCGATTTGGTATTAGATTCTTATGATAATTTGGATATGGTATTGATGAACTCTGGCGGACTTAGAACTCCATTAAAAAAAGGCGATATAACATTGGGTAATATACAAAATGAGTTTTTCCCATTTGATAATGAGGTTGTATTAGTAACATTAACAGGAAAAGATGTTATTGAAATGCTAAAAATATCTGGACAAAAGAGAGGTGCTGGTGCTTTTCTACAGTTATCTAGAGGAATGGAAGTAAAATATAATGCTAATGGAGAATTATTATCTGCTGCTTTAGATGGTGAAAATATTGATGAAACAAAAGATTACACTGTTGCTTTATCTAGTTTTGTATTTTTGGGAGGAGACGGTTATCAAGACAGTGAAGGAAAAGCTATAGGAGAAAAGGGCAAAAATATAGTTATGACTGGCAATGATATGCGTGATGCTATGATAGCAAAAATTAAAGAGCTTAATAATATACCAGAAAGCTATATAGATAATAATCCTAGAGTAATATTTGAATAA